In one window of Nitrospira sp. DNA:
- a CDS encoding DUF928 domain-containing protein — translation MIELKEQESYRWFITLVVDPDEPSRDIVAGGTIERIPYSEACSLGMPCTWTSCDRDAIYRYSESGLWYDAIACLLDLITYEGDKQSLERMLHHLLKQSGVYLPT, via the coding sequence GTGATTGAACTCAAGGAGCAGGAATCTTACCGATGGTTCATCACTTTGGTCGTGGACCCTGATGAACCTTCGCGGGACATTGTCGCAGGCGGAACCATCGAACGGATCCCCTATAGTGAAGCCTGCTCGCTGGGCATGCCATGCACCTGGACCTCTTGCGATCGTGACGCGATCTATCGTTATTCCGAATCCGGCCTCTGGTACGACGCTATCGCCTGTCTGCTCGACCTTATAACTTATGAGGGGGACAAACAGTCGTTGGAACGAATGCTTCATCACCTCTTGAAACAGTCCGGAGTGTACCTGCCTACATAA